The genome window ACAAAGGCAGCTCTTCCCTGCAGGACTGTGCGTGGCCAAAACAGGAGTTTTGTAGAGTTATTGTTTCTATgacccctttctttctttctttttttaaatttgattttaattggaggataatttctttagaaGGTTGTGtaggtttctgctgtacaataacatGAATCAGCTTTTAAgaatatgtatgtcccctccctcttgaatctccctccctccctccatcccactcacctaagtcatcacagagcattgagcttAGCTCCCTGGGTTATATAGAAGCTTCTTATtagctattttacacacagtagtgtgtatgtctcaatgctactctctcaattcatcccaccctctccttcccctgctgtgcccatgtctgttctctatgtctgcatctctattcctgccctataAATAAGTTtatcagtattatttttctatatcctatatacatatatgtgcattcatatacaatatttattcttctctgacttacttcactctgtatagcagactctagcttcatccacctcagttcaactgactcaaattcattccttttaaaggctgaataatattccaccatggcttccctgatagctcagttggtaaagaatctgcctgcaatgcaggagaccctggtctgattcctgggttgggaagatctgctggagcagggataggctacccactccagtattcttgggcttcccttgtggctcagctggtaaagaatccacctgcaatgtgggagacctgggttcaatccctgggttgggatgatcccctggagaagggaacggctacccactccagtattctggcctggagaattccatggactgaatagtctgtggggtctcaaagagtccgacacgactgagcgactttcacttttccaccatatatatgtaccacaacttctttaacccttcatctgtggatggacatgtaggttgctgccatgtcctggctattgtacatagtgctgcaataaacactggggacacatgtgtctttttgaattgtggttttcttagggtatatgcccagtagtgggattgctgggtcatatggtgatctctttctttaacatttttcattcattcattcaacaagcctATTTGCATACATACTGTGTGTCAAGGAATCATAGGGCTTAGAAACCAGTGAAGGGATGCAGACAATTAGTAGGCAAAAAACACAAACCATTTCTGAATAACTGCTATTTAGAGAATTAAGAGGGTGAGGGGATCAAGTGGTCTTGAACTGGGTCATCAAGGAAGGCTCTCTGATAGAGAACCTGGCGAAGAGAAATGGCCTCCCGTGAGAAGGGCATCCTTGGCTGAGTGTACGGCTTGGGCAGGGAACCTGGGCTCGGGACAGAAAGCAAGGGCTTTCTGCACTACCAGTCTCCCTCTGAAATTTCCTTTTAACCACAAATTATGTCTTGCATCTATCTCTACCAGTCAAGATTCTCTTCCTGCAAGATACGTCAACTATGTGAAACCCTCGTTTTACAGAAAGGCTGACCAACTGATTAAATTCATAATGACATATAACAGAACCCTCTCTTCCTTAATTCTGCACAATCTTGCACCATCCCATAATACAAAGCCTGGACAACTTTTACTGGGTACTTGCGCTCCTGCTCTGCCCTTTAGGGACATTATCTACTTTAGTTCTCACAGCAACCCCAAgtggtaggtactattattattattcccattttagagatgagaaagccaTGGCTTAGTATGAATTTTAGAAAGGCCTAGTAGTTAAGGGTTTTAGAATTTTAGCAGTTAGGATTCAATTACTCAACTCTAAAGTCTGCTTTTATTAGAGCATAAGCTTGTCAGGAGTTACCTGGGTCTGACTCTCAGCTCCCTCACTCTTCACTAGCTGTATACGGTAGTGGTGATGGGTTTAACCTCTGTGTGCCTTGGCTTCATCTGTAAACTAATGGGGAACAGATGAGTTCATAGCCGCACAAGGCTTACAGCAGAGACCGGTCCTGTACTATGTGGTAAGACGGTGTCACCATGGGCTGTTCAAAACACGTCTATACTATTGCCCGCAGCtggtaaaatacacaaaactGAAGAGTCAAGTATGTGACTTATGTGCTGATAGTTCTTGTAAATGTTTTGATGAGAAAGGCAGGCAGATCACTTGGTTCAAAGTGTTATTTCTGTTATCCCTTAATGCAGTATTTGAGTTGACTGTGTGAATAGCAATACGCATGAACTACACTTCCTAACAGCTTGAATGTTTCACAAATGAGACTTGACTATGTAACTGTATGATAGGAGACAATGGTATAGACCTTGCCCGTGTAAGTGTATAATGGGAGGCAATGGTACAGACCTTGACTATGTAGGTGTATAATAGGAGACAGTGTTATAAACAGTCATGAGCATCTTACCAGTTTTagagaatgctttttttttctgtattgcttGTCAGGTCAATTAGACCTAATTTTTCTATCTTTCATTGCTATAAATAATTGAACTTGGGATTAATATTTATTCACAGGGATAGAGAAATTAATGATAAACTTCTGGAATCACTAAAGAGATGCAGAACCATGGTGTAAATGAGAAAAAGTGGCAAAGCTCTAGAAACTAGAACTGGTTTCCCTGATAGAGGCCCATTCCATCTGCTGTCAAGTACGTCTCCACCACCTGTGCTAGAAGCAGCCAATCGTGGCTAAAACTGTAGATTCCTGGCTCCAACCCCAGACCCACCAGACTGTCTGGTGGTTGCCCAAGGAGTCTTACGTTTAACTGCCCTCCAGCTGATCTATACGGAGTCTAAAGTTTGAGAAGTATCTGCCCAGTTTAAAGCATGAACATGTGACTGAGAAATCTCAGGATGTTTTGCAAGATGTTTTTAGGAAATGGGAAAAAGGGCATTAACTGAATGGCTGTGTGACAACTTAAGTTATGTGCCTGGcactcctttctctcttccccctGGAGTTGATGGAGGAGCTGGATGTCTCCTGTGGGTGAGCATTCCTCTCTGCGGAGCTGTTAGCATGGAAAATGCCATTGTGTCTAATCATATTGCGTTCTCACAAAAGGTCAAATGTAGGGAGAACTCTTAAGTCTGTTTTATTCTCCCTTCTAAGCATCGTACACAAGAATCTCATCTTCCGAAAACTGGCTACCCAAGTACCTTATTAGGAGAAAAGAATCAGAGGCTCTAGGTAATGAAATACAGATGATGCAAAGCCccaatctttcagaattttgctcaCCATTTTGACaagcttatttattttgaatggTTATTTAGAGGAAGTCTGACAGGTAGCATGTAGACAGTGGCAGGAAGTAACGTCAGAAAGGAGgatttaggaaataaaaaaaaaaactacaagacCGTGATAGGACTCTTTTATGTATAGACTGGCCTGACAGAGCATTTGGTATGCGTAGAAGCAAACACTTTTTATCTCAGTGTGTCCTGACCATATCACTATCTTATGGGACAGTGATCTGCAGGTGTAAATGATGAGTCCTTAGGTATACTAACATCAAAAGAAGTTTGTGGCTTGAAATATACTCTGGAAATActatgattaaatatttaaaataacaattaaatcTCAACTTTCTTTTTAAGACACACATTCTTAATTATGCAATTATGTGAGAAACATGGCaactaaaatgttttatttcaggtGGTTGCAGGTACTCGAAGTTTTAATGCAACAAGGAGTCAATATTACTATAGTGTGCCCTTTTCCCGTAGAAccacaaaagaaaatttcaaacaccACCAATGTATTTACCACTGATTTCTCAGTGATAAGTAAATATACACTTTAAGAGGAGGGTACTCTATTTTCATCAGCATGAAGGACATTTGATAATAGTTGGTATGGAAATGAGAACTTCAGAAAATTAAGGACAGTGGAAGACCCAGTGGAGATGTCATCTATGTCTTTTATCCCCTCTGAGCAGCAGTCTCTATGGGAACATGTGTTCAGGCTGGGTGTGTTTACTGGAAGCAGATGTCACACCTTGCTTCCGGTCTGCAGTGTGGTAGCAGGTAGATAGAACATGGTGGGCATGCTAGGGTCACCTGTACGCAACAGGTGACTTTCCTTCTGTATGGCTGGCAAAAAAGTGACAGGCCCTAATATTTTAGGATGAAGAATGATTTGTAATTTATCATTCCTAGTAGGAAAACTAGAATTTCAATAGCTTGCTActgggtttgttttttccttcaaaattttcTGGTTGATATAGATGCGTTTGAGAACTCTGGCACAGGAATGCGTCTGGACCCCCATCTGGTAGCTGGGTGACTGACAGCATTTGACACATTGGAATGCTTCATCTTTACGCACACACCAGCTGGAAACAAGTGTAGGAGATTCTTGTCTGGTCATTTTCACTCCACAAAGTACACAGGATGCTTTGTGGGAATCTTGAGAAGTACGGCTGTATACAGAACACCCTTCTGGAGAACCTAAGAAGCTAGTTCACCTTCCTGTGCACCCTAAGCTTAGGAGCCCCGAGGCAGCCCAGCACACAGACGCCTGCAGGCAGCCCGGCCGGCAGCAGGTCTGCTCAGACCCTGCAGCGCAGGCCAAGGTCCGCAGTTCCAAAGAGACTGTCTGCCCCAGGGAAAAATGCAGCCAGGCAGCCTACTGTGAAAGATGAAGACAGGAGATATTAAACCCCTTCCCTCAAATGAAGTATCTTATTGGTATAAGAATTTGTGTCATACAAACACTCATCTTTTGGCCAGAATAGCCCCGATTACCCCTGATTACCCATCTACCTTGTTATAACTCACATTAGGTTTAGAAAGCAAACACGTACACAGGAAGTGTGTTTTAACctgaaataattttcttgatATTTGAATTGCTTTCAGTGGGACATTTGCTTTAAACCACAAGATATCTCCGTCTGGATTATCAGAATACAAAATCCCTtctctccccgccccccaacccaaccaaaacaaacaaaggaacaaacgaacaaaaccccaaacccaCAACTCAGCTTCAAATAAGCTTTGAAGAAATGAGACTCTAAATATTTACATATGGGTCAAGAAATAAATCACAAACTATTTACAAAAATACACAAGCTTATATGCATTAACAATTTACACCAgttcacaaaaatattaaaacataaaaaaaacacTATATAAATTAAAGTTAAGAACTCAGAAGTATGAGCTAAGACTTCCTAGGATGCTTCTCTCATGCAGGTCATGGTTGAAAAATCAGATTTTGCTATCTTGGAATCTAAACTGTAAAACaaccatttttattctttgaacaCTAACAGCActaatcaaaaaaggaaaaaaagaccctCTGTGCACACCGACATTATCTTGCACACAGTTAAAATATACCATTCCTGACATTCCGTTAACACACAGTACTAAAAGTCACATGCCTCTAACCATTTGGAAGTAACTTTCTGACATACTTTTGCTTTCATGATTACTCCTTAACACACACTGCTCGGACGATACTCTGCCAACATATTGGATGAGTGACTGACGGGGCTGGAAACAGATAAATGGACTTCGCAggctccttttttttaaactaaagggCGGATTTCAAATTTACACTGTATACATCTATTGCTGCTTCAGGTGTGGTAATGACCTAGTCTATCTCTGCTCACATGAATGGTCCCTCTTCTCTGCAGGATTATTCCTATTTCAACCCgacccttttaaaaaatgctttgccATGATATAAATGTGCAGGCCTTGTCTTTGGGACCATCCCAAGGACTTTCATGTTTTTAGAAGGGAACTGAAGATGGTGAGCTGTCGATGAGGCTCAGATGAAATCTACTGAAAGGAGGTGGCATCTCTGGGGCTGTCAGCAGAGTCCCTGACGAGACATCCAGGGAATATTTATTTCAATCAAACCAAGCTGTGGCATCAGAATTTTGCCAAAAAAGGATAAAATCTGGAGACATGGCTGTGAAAATACCAACAGAATTAAAATTCTGGGTTTCACAAGTAAGGCAGCTCCGTTTACTTGATCGTGGCTCCATGTCAAAGTGTAAAAGTGCTGACGCTTGGTTGCTCAACCTGCGACGTCATATACCAACAAGGTGGCTGTGCTGAGGTAAGCTGGCTCGCGGTGACCTGCCGTCTGCCCGCGACAACCAGGAAGGGAAGGATGCATGCGAAGCCCCTCAGTAACTCTGCACCCGAAGTTAAGGCTGCACCTACACTCGGCGAGACAGCGCTAGACTGCAGAGTTTATGTTTCACACTTTTACCGGGAATTTGAGTCATTTTTCTGTATTCAAAATATGTACCTGATATTTCCAAATTCATAGGACATTAATAAAGTAACCGCTTTAAAGAATTAACCTTAGTGtttataaaatagactttagTTTCAGGAGTAAACAGTGTGTGTGACCAATCCACAGATATGAACACTGGACAGACTTCAGCCACATCTTTCTAGGCTCTCAGCTCCTAAAGCCATCTGTGTCTCGGGGCCACACCAGCTCCTCTCTCTAATCTCCGGGCTGCCTGTGAGAGCTCAGACGGCTTGTCTTCCCTCAAAGCGGCCATCGGTTGCCTACTGACAAAAAGATGGTAatggttggaaaaaaaattagtgcTGTATATTCACCAAAGAGCAAATTCCTGCACGGAGCTCCTGATGTGTGTGCTAAAAGGAAGTATCCTATCAGGCTCCCTAGCACTGTGACTACAGACCAGGTGGGTCTGTACTGAGGCCTGAATTTCACAGACCTTTTCTATAATTTCAGGATTTCCTCCATGATCTTTATTGAATCTCTTCGATCAATTCTGGGGGAACAAAAGAACACCTAACAGAGTATTTCCACATATATTAATAAGTAAATGTGTTGctcttaaaactttattttctttttctaaatataaaccCTTAAAATGCAATCACATgattttttagatttaaaaaaactgGCATGAATCCTAATCTTTATACAATTTCACAGCAATAATAGCAGCATCAATTTAGCctcttaaaagatttttctttgctCTAAATAAACGTTAGTTCCAAGTTTTAAAAAGCCAGAGCAGCAACCATCCAGGAAATGGAATGGAATTCTCCTAGTGTCTTCTACAAACTTGAGCATTTAAAACATGTGAATGTATAAAAATCAAGTATTATTAAGAGTTATGGAATGACATGATTATCTCAACTCGTTTTATAAATACAGGACTGCCTTCTGGTCTGGCGTTCGTGGTGGGGTGGGTTGAGAGAATGGAATGCAAACTTTCAAAAGAAAGTCCTGGGTATGGAACATGTTTAACATGTCTGCAGTGTTGTGAGGACTAAACCTGAAATGCTGGTGTGAATGGCAATTACAATTAAGACTGCAATtgcccagggacagagggaagaCACAACACGGTAATTCCTTGGGACCTAAAGGGTTGCTGCCCAGAATTCCAGCAGGTCAAATGGGCTGTGCTAAGTGTTATTGCAAGAACACTCAGTTTACTAACGGATAATAATAACCTGTAGCTACTGTAAGAATTCCCAGGACACCTGGTTTAGAAACTAATTAATATGCAAATTTACAATCATGTGACATTATGTGTGTTTATCCAGGCAAACCATGctggtttttcattgttttttaaatggggggggaaaaaaaactgctTTAGGAAAACAAATAGTGTGAAATGCTTCACTAGGATCACAATTTATCAAATactattgagaaaaaaaaagaactgaagacaGGCAGCAGCTTAGAACCACCGATGTAGCTTTCTGGTGCTAACGAAGGTCACAGACTTCCTGCCAAGAAGTTTCTTTAATTGTAACTTAGAAACCCCTCTGCAGTGGGATAAGCCTGTTCACTGAAGTGTGTGGAGCAACCAGGAGAAGAGCATGGTTCAGCCTGGATCTAATGGGTCTGACATTTTGTAATGGCTATTAAATGCTTATTCCTTTTTTTGGGCTATAATTTGTTAAATATCCAATAATAGTCTTATGTGAAGGCTCAGGGAGAAGTTTCTCCCCACTCTAATTTAATACACAGCCCCTTCTAAGACAGGGGGTATGACCTGACAAAGAAAACAGGTGACCCTCTGGGCAAGGCCGTGGCTACTGGTAAAGCAAGTGGGGACAGGACAGGACAGGGCACACAAGACCTTCAAGAAGTGAGCGTCAGCTGCTCTGAAGGACACAGCAAATGCTAGGAAGGACGAGGTCAAACTCAAATTCCATTAAAGGCAGTCCTCAGGCTCTTACAAATCAGCCCTATGTGGCAAGTACGGTCTGTAACAAATTTCTTTACTAGGTTTTCAACACAGTGCTTCACAATCGTTCAAAtctttaaatgacaaaaatgacAACAGTCTGTAGGTGGAAGAGGTGGTGATGAAGCTGGGAAGAGGGAAAAAGATggtgatttgtttttcttcttcttatttttttaatgtggtggtTGGGGGGGGCGgtttgtagccttttttttttttttttggttactgaaaaaaatagaacagtCCACTGTCCAGCAGAGGCTGCGTCAACTCTATTGCTCCCGGGGCTCATTCTGCATGGACCTGCGTTTCAGGAGGCTGCAAGGCCAGCTCTGTGGGCAGGAAGGCGCCCTGCCCCAGAGCTGTGGCGTATGTCCTGCTCTGGGGATGGGGGAAGCTGGGGGGCATGTACGGGCCCATTGCTACTGCTCCGAAGCCCCCTCGCTGGTGCTGGGGCGGGGAGTGGTAGCCCTCCAGGTTATCGTACTGCGGCCCGGCAGTCCCCCGGCCCGGGCGCTTGCCGTGGGTGTGGTAGTGGTACAGCACGCCGGGGTCCCTGTCCGCGCTCTGGGGGTGGTGCAGTTTGAGGCTGTGACTCCTCTCTGGCTTAGGGGGCGGGAGCGCGGACTGCGACAGGTGCTCCTCCTCCTTGTAGCAGTCTCTGGGGTGCTTCTCTGAGGCCGGAGGCTGCCGGGCCCGGGGCCGCTCCAGCTCCTTGGGGAGCCGCACCTCTTTGTGGCTCGGTCTTAAAGACTCAGGCCCTGACGGCACGTATTTCCCTCCAGAGTTAAGGTAGCTGACAGGCTCGGCAGGGTCTGGAAGCCCTTTGGGCCCGTAGTCTAGCGGGCCAGCTCCCTGGGGGAAAGGGGGCCCGTTCTTCGGGTCGCACAGCTGCCTATGGCTTGCTTCCTGATGCGGCCTATGCTCGGGGAGGCTGCAGCCCGCGTCGTGCAGCTTTCGGTTCCTGACGCTGCTCTGCTTCTGGGGGAGGCACGGCTTCTCCGGCTGCCCATTGCCGTACCCGCCCTGGTGGTGAGGTGCGCGCTCCAGCTCCGGCTCCGCGTGCTTCCGGTAGAAGCGGTCCTCCCCCTCGGGGCTCAGGGCCTTGGCCGGGTGCCGCCCCTCCTTGCCCTCGGCCACCGAGAGgagtccagttttcccaggatcCGACTTGCTGCGCAGGTGGATGACATAGATGCCGCCCAGGTCGTCCGGCGCGCTGGCCGCGCTCATGTTGTCGTACTGGGACACGACGGGCCCCTTGGCCTTCTGCCGCGCACGGCTCTCCCTGCGGATGGACTGCAGGCGGTATTTCTCCAGGTCCTCCAGGTCCCACGAGGCGTATGCGTGCTTCGCGTCGGCCACCGGGGGCATGTGGACCACGTTGTGGTCATTGGCCGGGAAGTAGCTGGCCACGCTGGGCCGGGGGCGCGGGGCCGCACCCCCGGTGAACGCGTACACATTCTTGCCCTGCAGGCGCGGGGCGAGGAAGGCCAGGTCGCGGCCGGGCAGGCGGTGCAGGGGCCGCAGCTGCACCGTGCCGTAGGCGTCCACGTCGCACAGAGCGCCGTCGGGGCTGTAGTAGGAACCGGCCGAGCTGGCGTAGGGGCTGTACCGGTAGTGCACCCGGCCGTTCTCGAAGTAAGGCTGTAGCTGAGTGACGTGGTAGTCCGAGCGGGCCTGGGATGACTGATATGGCTTATACTGGTACAGGGGTCGTGGGCAGTAGGCGGGCTCCTCATCTGGGGGCACCTCTGTCCTAGAGATGGGGACAGAGCGGATCATGGAGGACGGAGGCGCGTGCAGAGACTGCACCCGGCGGATGGTGGGGTACAGCGGCATGTCCTCGGGGTAGCAGCCACCCCTGACGGACGAGCTCAGTGAGGACACATACTCTGCCCGGCTACACAGCTTCGGGTGGTGTCCAGACACGCTTCTTCCCGGGGCCACGTACGTGTTGTACCGGGGGCCTGTGGAGGCTGGTGGCTCCGACCTGGATGCATACACTGGGTGCGGCTCCGCTTTCCCGTGATGGGGTGGCACGCTCTGGGGGCGGAACTGGCAGTTTGGGGTCATACTGAAATGCAGACAGTTTTCTGGACCAAAGGGCTCCGTGGTGAGGTCGGGCCTGGCGAACGTGGGGTAAGCAGTCTTAAGAGGGCCGTGCTTGGCTTGTGGGACAGGGAGGGGCAAAGGCAAGGGCTCTTCCACGGAGGCAGCGGCAACGAAGGAGTGGTACCCGGCGCTGCCCGCCCCGTCGGCGCTGCCCGAGTGGAGGGCCGCGGCCAGTCTGCTCTCCATGGTCCTGGCGGGGGGCGCCGGGGTGGGGAAGCCACAGGAAGCGTGCGCGGGCACAGACTCGGCGCGCAGGTGCAGCGCGGGCGCCCTGGCGCCTTCCCGCACCTTTTCAGGAAGGACGGGCTGGGGAGCTGGAGCAGAGGCTGGGCACTGTGCAGCGGCCCCGCCATCCCCAACCAGGACAGGTGCAGGGTCACCCATGCCCCTGGGTTCAGGCGGCCTCTCCGGAGCCGGAACTGCTCCTTGAACCTGTTGAAAGATGATATTACTGTGAGTGTTTTTTTATGCTTCCCTCTACAGAATCAAACATTACTGAATTCATAACTCACAAGCTGAGGCCATGTGGGCAGCAGCTGGAAATTTCCCAAGCTGTGCAGAGGTGCTGGACAGGGCAGAGGCCTACCTGTCCCTATAGTCAGGAAAAGAAGGCAGGCCtgtttggccacctggtgtggcAGCCAGCCCATCTTTGGAGAGCTGTTCTCATTTAGGATGGGTTTTCAAGAGATGGAGTGGACCATGACAGATCTGATTTGCTTAAAAGACCACTAGGCTTGAAACCACATGCCCGGTCTATCTGTGCAGCTCAGTCTCAACACCAAGAACATTCTGTTAAACAAGCAGTGCTGATTCTACCTGAAGAGTGTTTTGAAGTGACACCCACTACCCAGTGGGCAGTTTTCAGCCCCCAGGCCAGGGAGGGACAGGAAGGGACATGTCCAGGTGGCATTCAACACAGCCTCCGCCTCTCCCTCCCGCTCCAGTGTGTCTGTGGCAGCAGAGGACAAACATGGTTCTCACTGCAAGGCTGCACGCATGCTGCCCTTGAGAAACAAGTGGCTGGAAATAGCATCTTCCATAGAGGACTAGACAGTGAAGTCCTTTTAGTCCAAGGCGACGACAAAAAAACTTCACAGTCTGCATATAACATTCTCTCATCAAAATAGGTGCTTGACTATTCAACAATCTGATGGCTAatgctgaaaaaacaaaaagtcctAAGACACTGTCATCTCTGATATTTCTAGAAAGTTGGTAAGACATAAAGTCTTCCAAATGTCCTGAGCACTTTGGTCATGCACATGTGAAAAACTGGCAGAGATGGTTGGacaacttgcccagagtcacactgAGTCAGTGAGGGAGCTGGGAAAACCCCACAACTCTGACAGCCAATGGCCAGGTGGACTCCTGAGCTTATAATCTCTTTGTAAAGGGAGAGGGTATAGTTAAACCACAGCCATGGAGAAGCTGCTCCTTTTTCAGAGAAAAGCCAGCATCAAGATAAAGGCAGATCCCAATCTCAACCAGGAAGTGTTTCATGGAAATAGGCCATAGGACTTAAAAAGAGATGTCAGATCTCACTGGCAGTAATGGCACACACTGATGGAGAGTGGCACACCTTTGGAAAAACACTGCATGCCAATGACCCGCCCCACTTCTTACCTTATGGGGATTGGTTAGTCCTATACTGGCTGTGGTCTGTACCTGCCCCAGGACTGGGGGCTGCTCTGCAGGTCTCTGGGAAGGAGGTAGGGGTAGGGGACGGCTGGCTCGTTGAGCACGCTGAAGGGTGGCGGTTACATACTCCACTGCGCTGGGCTGTTCTGCCACGTCCCAGCTGGCTTCGCTGGCACTTGCTATGGCCGCTGATGGAGCATGCGTCATGTACGCCAGGGGGGCTGTGCTGGTGTTCTCTTCAGGGGACCCGGAAGGAGGGCAGATTTTGTCCCTAGGCAAATGAGAAGGGGCAGGACTTCTGTCTGCAAGTTCTGAAGGGTGATGGGGCTTATCCACGCTTGCACCAAGGTAAGAAGGAGGCTCATCTCCACTGTAGAAATGGAGCTGATCGTGGTCCACAAAGGAGACGGTCGGCACACTGGTCTTCACAGACTGGTCTTCAGGGAAAGTGATGAGATCATCAGACTTTGAGTCTGTCAAGGGAACGGAAGTGACTCTGGCCTTCTCTGGGTCCCCAGATAAATAGATTCGATGTGGCTGATCGCCTGGTACGTCTGCCGGGGACTGCCCCGTGGAGTCAGTGGTGCTGGAATGGGTATAGTCCCCGGCAGCTGCTGTGTCTGGCACTGGCTGGTCACCATGCCCAGGGCCCTTGTTCTGGAGGTGGGGCTGCTCTGCTGGCCTGTCGGTTTGGAAACAGGCTTTCTCGAGAGTAACGCTAGAGTAGGGAGCAGGCGGTCTGTCCTCGGCTGCAGCCACCGCTACGTCCCCACAGTGTGCACAGGCAGCCGGGGACATGCCTGGTCTCTTCAGTGACTGGGTGGAGGCCTGCTGTGCAGATTCTGCTAACGCCAGCGCCAGCAGGCGTGCCACGTTTTTCGGAGGCGGTGGCGGTGGGATAAGAGAGACTGAGCTTACAGGAACGGAATCCTGAGGGGGGTCATGTGTGTCTGCTCCTGGGGggaaattaggaaaaaagaaagtgaaaagatagctTGTGTTATCCTACATGGAAAGCCAAACATTCCCCCATTtgatcactaaaaaaaaaagtgccttcc of Bubalus bubalis isolate 160015118507 breed Murrah chromosome 5, NDDB_SH_1, whole genome shotgun sequence contains these proteins:
- the ARHGAP32 gene encoding rho GTPase-activating protein 32 isoform X4 gives rise to the protein MKSRPTKQKLKQRGILKERVFGCDLGEHLLNSGFEVPQVLQSCTAFIERYGIVDGIYRLSGVASNIQRLRHEFDSEHVPDLTKEPYVQDIHSVGSLCKLYFRELPNPLLTYQLYEKFSDAVSAATDEERLIKIHDVIQQLPPPHYRTLEFLMRHLSLLADYCSITNMHAKNLAIVWAPNLLRSKQIESACFSGTAAFMEVRIQSVVVEFILNHVDVLFSGKINAVIQEGAASLSRPKSLLVSSPSTKLLTLEEAQARTQAQVNSPIVTENKYIEVGEGPAALQGKFHTIIEFPLERRRPQNKMKKSPVGSWRSFFNLGKSSSVSKRKLQRNESEPSEMKAMALKGGRAEGTLRSAKSEESLTSLHAVDGDSKLFRPRRPRSSSDALSASFNGEMLGNRCNSYDNLPHDNGSEEEVGLLHIPALVSPHSAEDVDLSPPDIGVASLDFDPMSFQCSPPKAESECLESEASFLDSLGYSKDKQSTDKKDTETGGSQSQTPGSTASSEPVSPLQEKLSPFFTLDLSPTEEKASKPSSFTEKVVYAFSPKIGRKISKSPSLNISEPISVTLPARVSEVIGPVANTAAQNAPSAAWNKSSEESDVINRSPTQVVKRKANEREAQEGCECEAQPPDQGAAADVDSPGKEEPASSSQSKAVPSGQTQTGADTHDPPQDSVPVSSVSLIPPPPPPKNVARLLALALAESAQQASTQSLKRPGMSPAACAHCGDVAVAAAEDRPPAPYSSVTLEKACFQTDRPAEQPHLQNKGPGHGDQPVPDTAAAGDYTHSSTTDSTGQSPADVPGDQPHRIYLSGDPEKARVTSVPLTDSKSDDLITFPEDQSVKTSVPTVSFVDHDQLHFYSGDEPPSYLGASVDKPHHPSELADRSPAPSHLPRDKICPPSGSPEENTSTAPLAYMTHAPSAAIASASEASWDVAEQPSAVEYVTATLQRAQRASRPLPLPPSQRPAEQPPVLGQVQTTASIGLTNPHKVQGAVPAPERPPEPRGMGDPAPVLVGDGGAAAQCPASAPAPQPVLPEKVREGARAPALHLRAESVPAHASCGFPTPAPPARTMESRLAAALHSGSADGAGSAGYHSFVAAASVEEPLPLPLPVPQAKHGPLKTAYPTFARPDLTTEPFGPENCLHFSMTPNCQFRPQSVPPHHGKAEPHPVYASRSEPPASTGPRYNTYVAPGRSVSGHHPKLCSRAEYVSSLSSSVRGGCYPEDMPLYPTIRRVQSLHAPPSSMIRSVPISRTEVPPDEEPAYCPRPLYQYKPYQSSQARSDYHVTQLQPYFENGRVHYRYSPYASSAGSYYSPDGALCDVDAYGTVQLRPLHRLPGRDLAFLAPRLQGKNVYAFTGGAAPRPRPSVASYFPANDHNVVHMPPVADAKHAYASWDLEDLEKYRLQSIRRESRARQKAKGPVVSQYDNMSAASAPDDLGGIYVIHLRSKSDPGKTGLLSVAEGKEGRHPAKALSPEGEDRFYRKHAEPELERAPHHQGGYGNGQPEKPCLPQKQSSVRNRKLHDAGCSLPEHRPHQEASHRQLCDPKNGPPFPQGAGPLDYGPKGLPDPAEPVSYLNSGGKYVPSGPESLRPSHKEVRLPKELERPRARQPPASEKHPRDCYKEEEHLSQSALPPPKPERSHSLKLHHPQSADRDPGVLYHYHTHGKRPGRGTAGPQYDNLEGYHSPPQHQRGGFGAVAMGPYMPPSFPHPQSRTYATALGQGAFLPTELALQPPETQVHAE